From a single Streptomyces rubradiris genomic region:
- a CDS encoding sensor histidine kinase: MGRGTLRIYLGAAPGVGKTYAMLAEGHRRTERGTDCVVAFVEHHGRPRTEVLLHGLEQVPRRRLEYRGAVFEEMDVDAVLRRDPAVALVDELAHTNVPGSRNAKRWQDVEELLAAGIDVVSTVNIQHLESLGDIVESITGVRQRETVPDEVVRRADQIELVDMSPQALRRRMAHGNIYAPDKVDAALSNYFRPGNLTALRELALLWVADRVDEYLNEYRSEHRVSAIWGSRERIVVGLTGGPEGRTLIRRAARLAEKGAGGEVMAVYIARSDGLTSASPKELAVQRTLVEDLGGTFHHVVGDDIPAALLDFARGVNATQIVLGSSRRKAWQYVFGPGVGATVARDSGPDLDVHIVTHEEVAKGRGLPVARGGRLGRARILWGWAVGVAGPVVLALGLNTVGLGLANDMLLFLAVTVAAALLGGLLPALASAAFGSLLLNYFYTPPLHRLTVADPKNIVAIAIFFGVGMSVASVVDLAARRTDQAARLRAESEILSFLAGNVLRGETSLEELLERVRETFAMESAALLERESDVAPWTCAGRAGFGPPLERPEDADVDMPVGDHMALALTGRVLPAADRRVLAAFAAQAAVVLERRRLQEEADQARALAEGNRIRTALLAAVSHDLRTPLAGIKAAVTSLRSDDVAWSEEDQAELLKGIEEGADRLDHLVGNLLDMSRLQTGTVTPLIREIDVDEVVPMALGGVPEDSVDLDVPETLPMVAVDPGLLERSVANLVENAVKYSPPGRRVLVAASAIADRVEVRVVDRGPGVPDEAKERIFEPFQRYGDAPRGAGVGLGLAVARGFAEAMGGTLTAEDTPGGGLTMVLSLCAAGPRPEPLPAAEFRTEPERHTI; this comes from the coding sequence ATGGGACGCGGCACGCTTCGGATCTACCTCGGTGCGGCACCGGGCGTGGGCAAGACCTACGCCATGCTGGCTGAGGGACACCGCCGTACCGAGCGGGGCACGGACTGTGTGGTGGCGTTCGTCGAGCACCACGGCAGGCCGCGCACCGAGGTGCTGCTGCACGGCCTGGAGCAGGTGCCGCGCAGGAGGCTGGAGTACCGGGGCGCCGTCTTCGAGGAGATGGACGTGGACGCCGTGCTGCGCCGGGACCCCGCCGTCGCCCTCGTGGACGAGCTGGCCCACACCAACGTCCCGGGCTCCCGCAACGCCAAGCGCTGGCAGGACGTGGAGGAGCTGCTGGCCGCCGGTATCGACGTCGTCTCCACCGTCAACATCCAGCACCTGGAATCACTCGGCGACATCGTGGAGTCGATCACCGGGGTGCGCCAGCGCGAGACCGTCCCCGACGAGGTCGTACGCCGGGCCGACCAGATCGAGCTGGTCGACATGTCCCCGCAGGCGCTGCGCCGCCGCATGGCGCACGGCAACATATACGCGCCGGACAAGGTCGACGCGGCCCTGTCCAACTACTTCCGGCCCGGCAATCTGACCGCCCTGCGCGAGCTGGCGCTGCTGTGGGTGGCCGACCGGGTCGACGAGTACCTGAACGAGTACCGCAGCGAGCACCGGGTCTCGGCGATATGGGGCTCCCGGGAGCGGATCGTGGTGGGTCTGACCGGCGGCCCCGAGGGACGCACCCTCATCCGCCGGGCCGCCCGGCTCGCCGAGAAGGGCGCCGGCGGCGAGGTCATGGCCGTCTACATCGCCCGCAGCGACGGGCTGACCTCGGCCTCCCCGAAGGAGCTGGCCGTCCAGCGCACGCTCGTGGAGGACCTCGGCGGAACGTTCCACCACGTGGTCGGCGACGACATACCGGCCGCGCTGCTCGACTTCGCGCGCGGGGTGAACGCCACCCAGATCGTGCTGGGCTCCTCGCGCCGCAAGGCCTGGCAGTACGTCTTCGGGCCCGGCGTCGGCGCCACGGTCGCCCGCGACTCCGGCCCCGACCTGGACGTGCACATCGTCACCCACGAGGAGGTCGCCAAGGGCCGGGGACTGCCCGTGGCCCGCGGCGGCCGGCTCGGCCGGGCCCGGATCCTGTGGGGCTGGGCGGTCGGAGTGGCCGGCCCCGTCGTCCTCGCGCTCGGCCTGAACACCGTCGGCCTCGGCCTCGCCAACGACATGCTGCTGTTCCTGGCCGTCACCGTGGCCGCGGCCCTGCTCGGCGGCCTGCTGCCCGCGCTGGCCTCGGCGGCCTTCGGCTCGCTGCTGCTGAACTACTTCTACACCCCGCCGCTGCACCGGCTGACCGTCGCCGACCCCAAGAACATCGTCGCCATCGCGATCTTCTTCGGGGTGGGCATGTCGGTCGCCTCGGTGGTGGACCTCGCCGCGCGGCGCACCGACCAGGCGGCCCGGCTGCGTGCCGAGTCGGAGATCCTCTCCTTCCTCGCCGGCAACGTGCTGCGCGGCGAGACCAGCCTGGAGGAGCTGCTGGAACGGGTCCGCGAGACCTTCGCCATGGAGTCCGCCGCGCTGCTGGAGCGGGAGAGCGACGTGGCGCCCTGGACCTGCGCGGGCCGGGCCGGTTTCGGGCCGCCGCTGGAGCGCCCCGAGGACGCCGACGTGGACATGCCCGTCGGCGACCACATGGCGCTCGCGCTCACCGGCCGGGTGCTGCCCGCCGCGGACCGCCGGGTGCTGGCCGCCTTCGCCGCCCAGGCCGCCGTGGTCCTGGAGCGCCGGCGCCTCCAGGAGGAGGCCGACCAGGCCCGCGCGCTCGCCGAGGGCAACCGCATCCGCACCGCCCTGCTGGCCGCCGTCAGCCACGATCTGCGCACCCCGCTGGCCGGCATCAAGGCCGCCGTGACCTCCCTGCGCTCCGACGACGTGGCCTGGTCCGAGGAGGACCAGGCCGAGCTGCTGAAGGGCATCGAGGAGGGCGCCGACCGGCTCGACCACCTGGTGGGCAACCTCCTCGACATGTCCCGCCTCCAGACCGGCACGGTGACGCCGCTGATCCGCGAGATCGACGTGGACGAGGTCGTACCGATGGCCCTGGGCGGCGTGCCCGAGGACAGCGTCGACCTGGACGTGCCCGAGACGCTGCCGATGGTCGCCGTGGACCCCGGGCTGCTGGAGCGGTCGGTGGCCAACCTGGTCGAGAACGCCGTCAAGTACAGTCCACCCGGGCGGCGCGTCCTGGTGGCCGCGAGCGCCATCGCCGACCGGGTCGAGGTGCGCGTGGTGGACCGCGGCCCGGGCGTGCCGGACGAGGCCAAGGAGCGGATCTTCGAGCCCTTCCAGCGCTACGGCGACGCTCCGCGCGGCGCCGGCGTCGGGCTCGGCCTCGCGGTCGCCCGGGGCTTCGCCGAGGCCATGGGCGGCACCCTCACCGCGGAGGACACGCCGGGCGGCGGGCTCACCATGGTGCTGAGCCTGTGCGCGGCGGGCCCGCGCCCCGAGCCGCTCCCCGCCGCGGAGTTTCGTACCGAACCGGAAAGGCACACCATATGA
- a CDS encoding DUF3159 domain-containing protein, producing the protein MTSLDKPTEDTDQTQPQDARAVTEAALFEAFGGVRGMVETVVPGLLFVAIFTINKDLHLSAIAALAVSLVLVVVRLAMRDTVKHAFSGVFGVAFGVVFAMFTGNAKDFYLPGMLYTLGLAVAYIVTALAGVPLIGLILGPVFKENLSWRTRNPGRKKAYTKASWAWGLILLAKCAILFPLYWWADTTQLGWVLVALKIPPFLLAVWLTWVFLAKAPAPIDVFAEMEAQEKAEQAEKAREAALAAETVETGEPNAGRHRREA; encoded by the coding sequence GTGACGTCCCTCGACAAGCCGACCGAAGACACCGACCAGACTCAGCCCCAAGACGCCCGCGCGGTGACCGAGGCGGCGCTCTTCGAGGCCTTCGGCGGGGTCCGCGGCATGGTCGAGACGGTCGTGCCGGGCCTGCTCTTCGTCGCGATCTTCACGATCAACAAGGACCTGCACCTGTCCGCGATCGCCGCGCTGGCGGTCTCCCTGGTGCTGGTCGTGGTCCGGCTGGCCATGCGGGACACCGTCAAGCACGCCTTCAGCGGCGTCTTCGGGGTGGCCTTCGGCGTCGTCTTCGCGATGTTCACCGGCAACGCCAAGGACTTCTACCTCCCCGGCATGCTCTACACGCTCGGCCTGGCCGTGGCGTACATCGTCACCGCCCTCGCCGGGGTCCCCCTGATCGGCCTCATCCTGGGCCCGGTCTTCAAGGAGAACCTCTCCTGGCGCACCCGCAACCCGGGCCGCAAGAAGGCGTACACCAAGGCCAGCTGGGCCTGGGGCCTGATCCTGCTCGCCAAGTGCGCGATCCTCTTCCCGCTGTACTGGTGGGCCGACACCACCCAGCTCGGCTGGGTCCTGGTCGCCCTGAAGATCCCGCCGTTCCTGCTCGCGGTCTGGCTGACCTGGGTCTTCCTGGCGAAGGCACCCGCGCCCATCGACGTGTTCGCGGAGATGGAGGCCCAGGAGAAGGCGGAGCAGGCCGAGAAGGCGCGCGAGGCGGCCCTCGCCGCCGAGACCGTTGAGACCGGTGAGCCGAACGCGGGGCGGCACCGCCGGGAGGCGTGA
- a CDS encoding APC family permease, whose translation MSKLTDVPKRILIGRALRSDRLGETLLPKRIALPVFASDPLSSVAYAPGEVLLVLSIAGVSAYHFSPWIAVAVVVLMFTVVASYRQNVHAYPSGGGDYEVATTNLGPQAGLTVASALLVDYVLTVAVSISSGIENLGSAVPFVVEHKVLCAVAVIVLLTLMNLRGVKESGKLFAIPTYVFVGGVFIMILWGAFRGLVLGDTMRAPTADYHIKAEHQGLAGFALVFLLLRAFSSGCAALTGVEAISNGVPAFRKPKSKNAATTLAMMGLLAVTMFCGIIALAMTTKVRMAETPATDLLHHGVPVGPDYVQNPVISQVAEAVFGKGSFLFILLAAATALVLFLAANTAYNGFPLLGSILAQDRYLPRQLHTRGDRLAFSNGIVLLAGAAMLLVFIYGADSTRLIQLYIVGVFVSFTLSQTGMVRHWNRHLATEKDPAKRSHMIRSRAINAFGAFFTGLVLVVVLVTKFTHGAWVALLGMCIFYATMTAIRKHYDRVAEEIAAPEGPSDDMVRPSRVHSVVLISKIHRPTLRALAYAKLMRSDTLEALTVNVDPAETKALREEWERRRIDVPLKVLDSPYREITRPVIEYVKSLRKESPRDAISVIIPEYVVGHWYEHLLHNQSALRLKGRLLFTPGVMVTSVPYQLASSEAARARARKRQEWNAPGAVRRGPAVERAKEPSGKD comes from the coding sequence GTGTCCAAACTGACCGACGTGCCCAAACGGATCCTGATCGGGCGCGCACTGCGCAGTGACCGGCTGGGGGAAACCCTCCTGCCGAAGCGCATCGCACTCCCCGTCTTCGCCTCCGACCCGCTGTCCTCCGTCGCCTACGCGCCGGGGGAGGTCCTGCTGGTCCTGTCCATCGCGGGCGTGTCGGCGTACCACTTCAGCCCCTGGATCGCCGTCGCGGTCGTCGTGCTGATGTTCACCGTGGTCGCCTCCTACCGGCAGAACGTGCACGCCTACCCGAGCGGCGGCGGCGACTACGAGGTCGCCACCACCAACCTCGGCCCCCAGGCCGGGCTCACCGTGGCCAGCGCCCTGCTGGTGGACTACGTCCTGACCGTCGCCGTCTCCATCTCCTCCGGCATCGAGAACCTCGGCTCCGCGGTCCCCTTCGTCGTCGAGCACAAGGTGCTCTGCGCGGTCGCCGTGATCGTGCTGCTGACGCTGATGAACCTGCGCGGCGTGAAGGAGTCCGGCAAGCTCTTCGCGATCCCGACGTACGTGTTCGTCGGCGGCGTCTTCATCATGATCCTCTGGGGCGCCTTCCGGGGCCTGGTCCTCGGCGACACCATGCGCGCCCCCACGGCCGACTACCACATCAAGGCCGAGCACCAGGGCCTCGCCGGCTTCGCGCTGGTCTTCCTGCTGCTGCGCGCCTTCTCCTCCGGCTGCGCGGCCCTCACCGGCGTCGAGGCGATCTCCAACGGGGTCCCGGCCTTTCGCAAGCCCAAGTCGAAGAACGCGGCGACCACGCTCGCGATGATGGGCCTGCTCGCCGTCACCATGTTCTGCGGCATCATCGCCCTCGCGATGACGACGAAGGTCCGCATGGCCGAGACCCCGGCCACCGACCTGCTGCACCACGGCGTCCCGGTCGGCCCCGACTACGTCCAGAACCCGGTGATCTCGCAGGTCGCCGAGGCGGTCTTCGGCAAGGGCAGCTTCCTGTTCATCCTGCTCGCCGCCGCCACCGCGCTGGTGCTGTTCCTGGCCGCCAACACCGCGTACAACGGCTTCCCGCTGCTCGGCTCGATCCTCGCCCAGGACCGCTACCTGCCGCGCCAGCTGCACACCCGCGGCGACCGGCTCGCCTTCTCCAACGGCATCGTGCTGCTCGCCGGCGCGGCCATGCTGCTGGTGTTCATCTACGGCGCCGACTCCACCCGCCTGATCCAGCTGTACATCGTCGGCGTGTTCGTGTCCTTCACGCTCAGCCAGACCGGCATGGTCCGGCACTGGAACCGCCACCTCGCCACCGAGAAGGACCCGGCCAAGCGCAGCCACATGATCCGCTCCCGCGCGATCAACGCGTTCGGCGCCTTCTTCACCGGCCTGGTGCTGGTGGTCGTGCTGGTCACCAAGTTCACGCACGGCGCCTGGGTGGCCCTGCTCGGCATGTGCATCTTCTACGCGACGATGACCGCGATCCGGAAGCACTACGACCGGGTCGCCGAGGAGATCGCCGCGCCCGAGGGCCCGAGCGACGACATGGTCCGCCCCTCCCGGGTGCACTCCGTCGTCCTCATCTCCAAGATCCACCGGCCCACGCTGCGCGCCCTCGCCTACGCCAAGCTGATGCGCTCGGACACCCTGGAGGCGCTGACCGTCAACGTCGACCCGGCCGAGACCAAGGCACTGCGCGAGGAGTGGGAGCGGCGCAGGATCGACGTACCGCTGAAGGTGCTGGACTCGCCGTACCGGGAGATCACCCGCCCGGTGATCGAGTACGTCAAGAGCCTGCGCAAGGAGTCTCCGCGCGACGCGATCTCCGTGATCATCCCCGAGTACGTGGTCGGCCACTGGTACGAGCACCTGCTGCACAACCAGAGCGCCCTGCGCCTGAAGGGCCGCCTGCTCTTCACCCCCGGCGTGATGGTCACCTCCGTCCCCTACCAGCTCGCCTCCTCCGAGGCCGCCCGCGCCCGCGCCCGCAAGCGCCAGGAGTGGAACGCCCCGGGCGCGGTCCGCCGGGGCCCGGCCGTGGAACGGGCCAAGGAGCCGTCGGGGAAGGACTGA
- a CDS encoding OB-fold nucleic acid binding domain-containing protein, producing the protein MTAVPRSEKPAGRFRRMLDRLSSSQEDLESEELREDAETAGCIKIGDCHDRQIVTVTGTLRTVTLRPRAGVPALEAELFDGSAALDVVWLGRRSIVGIEPGRKLIASGRISMSRGRRVLFNPKYELRPLGRE; encoded by the coding sequence ATGACTGCTGTCCCTCGTTCCGAAAAGCCGGCCGGCCGGTTCCGGCGCATGCTCGACCGGCTCTCCTCGTCGCAGGAGGACCTGGAGTCCGAGGAGCTGCGCGAAGACGCCGAGACGGCAGGCTGCATCAAGATAGGCGACTGCCACGACCGGCAGATCGTCACCGTAACTGGTACCTTGCGCACGGTCACCCTGCGCCCGCGCGCCGGAGTCCCGGCCCTGGAGGCCGAACTCTTCGACGGCTCCGCCGCCCTGGACGTCGTGTGGCTCGGCAGGCGTTCCATCGTCGGGATAGAACCGGGGCGCAAGCTGATCGCATCGGGCCGGATCTCGATGAGCCGGGGCCGCCGGGTGCTGTTCAACCCGAAATACGAACTGCGACCCCTCGGACGGGAGTAG
- the dut gene encoding dUTP diphosphatase, with translation MSRSPLDVLIRRVDPDVPLPAYEHPGDAGADLRTTEPCELAPGERAVLPTGVSIALPEGYAAFVHPRSGLAARCGVALVNAPGTVDAGYRGEIKVIVVNLDPRESVRFERFDRIAQLVVQQVERVRFQEVAELPGSARAEGGFGSTGGHAAVGGDSGTSGQAAVGGPTGGNRYASVVSDREGQ, from the coding sequence GTGAGCCGTAGCCCTCTCGACGTGCTGATCCGCCGGGTGGACCCCGACGTCCCGCTCCCGGCGTACGAACACCCGGGTGACGCCGGGGCCGATCTGCGCACCACCGAACCCTGCGAGCTGGCGCCCGGCGAGCGCGCCGTGCTGCCCACGGGAGTGTCGATCGCCCTCCCGGAGGGGTACGCGGCGTTCGTGCACCCGCGGTCCGGTCTCGCCGCCCGCTGCGGTGTCGCCCTCGTGAATGCCCCGGGGACGGTTGATGCCGGGTACCGTGGGGAGATCAAGGTGATCGTGGTGAATCTCGACCCGCGCGAGAGCGTGCGGTTCGAGCGCTTCGACCGGATTGCCCAACTGGTCGTCCAGCAGGTCGAGAGGGTCCGCTTCCAGGAGGTCGCGGAACTTCCCGGCTCGGCGCGGGCCGAGGGGGGCTTCGGGTCCACCGGTGGCCATGCCGCGGTGGGCGGCGACAGCGGCACAAGCGGTCAGGCCGCCGTAGGCGGTCCGACGGGTGGGAATCGATACGCTTCGGTCGTATCCGACCGGGAAGGACAGTGA
- a CDS encoding DUF3710 domain-containing protein: protein MFGRRKKKGAAEDAAGEAEQVVDSVDTEAEEEEAGSERLRLEPGPRPDGPWDSSEVRDPAEGRVDLGGLFVPGVDGMELRVEVAGDAIVAATVVLRDSAIQLQAFAAPKREGIWGEVREEIASGITQQGGIVDEVEGPLGWELRARVPVQLPDGTGGFQVVRFVGVDGPRWFLRGVISGQGAVQPEAAGLLEQIFRDTVVVRGEGPMAPRDPIVLKLPNDAQMVPEGVQQEEGSRFSGGMGQLQRGPEITEVR, encoded by the coding sequence GTGTTCGGACGTCGCAAGAAGAAGGGTGCCGCCGAGGACGCGGCCGGCGAGGCCGAGCAGGTCGTCGACAGCGTCGACACCGAGGCGGAGGAAGAGGAGGCCGGGAGCGAGCGCCTCCGGCTGGAGCCCGGGCCCCGGCCCGACGGGCCGTGGGACAGCAGCGAGGTGCGCGACCCGGCCGAGGGCCGCGTGGACCTCGGCGGACTGTTCGTGCCGGGCGTCGACGGCATGGAGCTGCGGGTCGAGGTCGCCGGGGACGCCATCGTCGCCGCCACCGTCGTGCTGCGCGACAGCGCCATCCAGCTCCAGGCGTTCGCCGCGCCCAAGCGCGAGGGCATCTGGGGCGAGGTACGCGAGGAGATCGCCTCCGGCATCACCCAGCAGGGTGGCATCGTCGACGAGGTCGAGGGCCCGCTCGGCTGGGAGCTGCGCGCCCGGGTGCCGGTGCAGCTGCCCGACGGCACCGGAGGCTTCCAGGTCGTCCGGTTCGTCGGCGTGGACGGCCCGCGCTGGTTCCTGCGCGGTGTGATCTCCGGGCAGGGCGCGGTGCAGCCGGAGGCCGCCGGGCTGCTGGAGCAGATCTTCCGCGACACCGTCGTGGTGCGCGGCGAGGGTCCGATGGCTCCGCGCGACCCGATCGTCCTCAAGCTGCCGAACGACGCGCAGATGGTGCCCGAGGGTGTCCAGCAGGAGGAGGGCTCGCGCTTCTCCGGCGGGATGGGGCAGTTGCAGCGGGGACCGGAGATCACCGAGGTCCGCTAG
- a CDS encoding class I SAM-dependent RNA methyltransferase has translation MQAEPTKSPVSLVGEEYEVEVGPVAHGGHCIARTSEGQVLFVRHALPGERVVARVTEGEEGARFLRADAVRILEPSKDRIEAPCPFAGPGRCGGCDWQHAKPGAQRRLKADVIAEQLQRLAGLTPEEAGWDGTVVPAEGDKLPAGQVPQWRTRVQYAVDASTGKAGLRRHRSHEVEPIDHCMIAAAGVSELGIEKRDWTGMESVEAIAATGSQDRQVVLTPRPGARLPLVELDRPVSVLRVDEKSGGVHRVHGRPFVRERADGRTYRVGGGGFWQVHPKAADTLVTAVMQGLLPRKGDMALDLYCGVGLFAGALADRLGEQGAVLGIESGKRAVEDARHNLADFPRVRVEQGKVESVLPRTGITEVDLIVLDPPRAGAGRKTVAHLSTLGARRIAYVACDPAALARDLGYFREGGYRVRTLRAFDLFPMTHHVECVAILEPAEKGR, from the coding sequence ATGCAGGCAGAACCGACCAAGTCTCCGGTGTCTCTGGTGGGTGAGGAGTACGAGGTCGAGGTCGGCCCCGTCGCCCACGGCGGCCACTGCATCGCCCGTACGTCCGAGGGCCAGGTGCTGTTCGTGCGGCACGCGCTGCCCGGCGAGCGGGTCGTGGCCCGGGTGACCGAGGGCGAGGAGGGCGCGCGTTTCCTGCGCGCGGACGCCGTACGAATCCTGGAGCCGTCCAAGGACCGCATCGAGGCCCCCTGCCCCTTCGCCGGCCCCGGCCGCTGCGGCGGCTGCGACTGGCAGCACGCCAAGCCGGGCGCCCAGCGCCGCCTCAAGGCCGATGTGATCGCCGAGCAGCTCCAGCGGCTGGCCGGCCTCACCCCGGAGGAGGCGGGCTGGGACGGCACGGTGGTCCCGGCCGAGGGCGACAAGCTGCCCGCCGGCCAGGTGCCGCAGTGGCGCACGCGGGTGCAGTACGCGGTGGACGCCTCGACGGGCAAGGCGGGCCTGCGCCGGCACCGCTCGCACGAGGTCGAGCCGATCGACCACTGCATGATCGCCGCGGCGGGCGTGAGCGAGCTGGGCATCGAGAAGCGGGACTGGACCGGCATGGAGTCGGTCGAGGCGATCGCGGCGACCGGCTCCCAGGACCGCCAGGTGGTCCTCACCCCGCGCCCCGGCGCCCGCCTGCCGCTGGTCGAGCTGGACCGGCCGGTGTCGGTCCTGCGGGTGGACGAGAAGTCCGGTGGGGTGCACCGCGTCCACGGCCGCCCCTTCGTCCGCGAACGGGCGGACGGCCGTACGTACCGGGTGGGCGGCGGCGGTTTCTGGCAGGTCCATCCGAAGGCGGCGGACACGCTGGTCACAGCGGTGATGCAGGGCCTGCTGCCGCGCAAGGGTGACATGGCCCTGGACCTCTACTGCGGCGTCGGCCTCTTCGCCGGTGCCCTCGCCGACCGCCTCGGCGAGCAGGGCGCGGTCCTCGGCATCGAGTCGGGCAAGCGGGCGGTGGAGGACGCGCGGCACAACCTGGCCGACTTCCCGCGGGTCCGCGTCGAGCAGGGCAAGGTCGAATCGGTCCTGCCGCGTACCGGCATCACCGAGGTCGACCTCATCGTCCTCGACCCCCCGAGGGCGGGCGCCGGCCGCAAGACGGTCGCCCACCTCTCCACCCTCGGCGCCCGCCGCATCGCCTACGTCGCCTGCGATCCCGCTGCGCTGGCCCGGGACTTGGGGTACTTCCGCGAGGGCGGCTACCGGGTACGGACGCTGCGGGCGTTCGATCTGTTTCCGATGACGCATCATGTGGAGTGCGTGGCGATCCTGGAACCTGCCGAAAAGGGCCGCTGA
- a CDS encoding response regulator gives MTRVLVVDDEPQIVRALVINLKARAYEVDAAPDGRAALELAASRHPDVVVLDLGLPDMDGVEVIRGLRGWTRVPILVLSARHSSDEKVEALDAGADDYVTKPFGMDELLARLRAAVRRAEPAGSGEDGLTTVETEGFTVDLAAKKVHRDGKDVRLTPTEWHLLEVLVRNTGRLVGQKQLLQEVWGPSYGTETNYLRVYMAQLRRKLEADPSHPRHFITEPGMGYRFEK, from the coding sequence ATGACCCGGGTGCTCGTGGTCGACGACGAGCCGCAGATCGTGCGCGCCCTCGTGATCAACCTCAAGGCACGCGCGTACGAGGTGGACGCTGCCCCCGACGGCAGGGCCGCGCTCGAACTCGCCGCCTCCCGCCACCCCGACGTGGTCGTCCTCGACCTGGGCCTGCCCGACATGGACGGCGTGGAGGTGATCCGGGGCCTGCGCGGCTGGACCCGGGTGCCGATCCTGGTGCTGTCCGCCCGGCACTCCTCGGACGAGAAGGTGGAGGCGCTGGACGCGGGCGCCGACGACTACGTGACCAAGCCGTTCGGCATGGACGAGCTGCTGGCCCGGCTGCGGGCCGCGGTGCGCCGGGCCGAGCCGGCCGGGTCGGGCGAGGACGGCCTGACGACCGTGGAGACCGAGGGCTTCACCGTCGACCTCGCCGCGAAGAAGGTCCACCGCGACGGCAAGGACGTCCGGCTCACCCCGACCGAGTGGCACCTGCTGGAGGTGCTGGTGCGCAACACCGGCCGCCTCGTCGGCCAGAAGCAGCTGCTGCAGGAGGTGTGGGGGCCGTCGTACGGCACCGAGACCAACTACCTGCGGGTGTACATGGCCCAGCTGCGCCGCAAGCTGGAGGCCGACCCGTCGCATCCGAGGCACTTCATCACGGAGCCGGGCATGGGATACCGGTTCGAGAAGTGA
- a CDS encoding potassium channel family protein, producing MHIVIMGCGRVGSALAQTLEQQGHTVAVIDQDPTAFRRLGPGFGGRRVTGVGFDQDTLREAGIEEAGAFAAVSSGDNSNIISARVAREMFGVENVAARIYDPRRAEVYQRLGIPTVATVRWTADQMLRRLLPSGAEPLWRDPTGGVQLAEVHASPKWVGHKISKLQEETGVRVAFLTRLGEAVLPTSQTVLQEGDLVHVMMRTDDVDKVEAAFAGGPEEEGGH from the coding sequence GTGCACATCGTCATCATGGGCTGCGGAAGAGTGGGTTCCGCTCTTGCCCAGACCCTGGAGCAACAGGGCCACACGGTCGCCGTGATCGACCAGGACCCCACCGCCTTCCGCCGGCTGGGCCCGGGCTTCGGGGGCCGCCGGGTCACCGGCGTCGGCTTCGACCAGGACACCCTGCGCGAGGCGGGCATCGAGGAGGCCGGCGCCTTCGCCGCGGTCTCCAGCGGTGACAACTCCAACATCATCTCCGCGCGGGTGGCCCGCGAGATGTTCGGCGTGGAGAACGTGGCGGCCCGCATCTACGACCCCCGGCGCGCCGAGGTCTACCAGCGGCTGGGCATCCCCACCGTGGCCACGGTCCGCTGGACCGCCGACCAGATGCTGCGCCGGCTGCTGCCCTCGGGCGCCGAGCCGCTGTGGCGCGACCCCACCGGCGGGGTGCAGCTCGCCGAGGTGCACGCCTCCCCGAAGTGGGTCGGCCACAAGATCAGCAAGCTCCAGGAGGAGACGGGCGTCCGGGTGGCGTTCCTGACCCGGCTGGGCGAGGCGGTCCTGCCCACCTCCCAGACGGTGCTGCAGGAGGGCGACCTCGTGCACGTGATGATGCGGACGGACGACGTGGACAAGGTCGAGGCGGCGTTCGCCGGGGGCCCGGAAGAGGAGGGCGGTCACTGA
- a CDS encoding potassium channel family protein: MRVAIAGAGAVGRSIAGELLENGHEVLLIDKAPTAISVERVPQAEWLLADACEITSLDEAALQRCNVVIAATGDDKVNLVVSLLAKTEYGVPRVVARVNNPKNEWLFNEAWGVDVAVSTPRLMSALVEEAVSVGDLVRLLRFSHGDANLVELTLPEESALAGTQVGDVEWPQDTSLVTIIRGTRVLTPSKEDSLEPGDELLFVAAQAREEQLEELLSVRRES, translated from the coding sequence ATGAGGGTCGCCATTGCCGGGGCCGGCGCGGTCGGCCGCTCGATCGCGGGCGAGCTGCTGGAGAACGGCCACGAGGTCCTGCTGATCGACAAGGCGCCGACCGCCATCTCGGTCGAGCGCGTCCCGCAGGCGGAGTGGCTGCTCGCCGACGCCTGTGAGATCACCTCCCTGGACGAGGCGGCGCTCCAGCGCTGCAACGTCGTGATCGCCGCGACCGGCGACGACAAGGTGAACCTGGTCGTCTCGCTGCTGGCGAAGACCGAGTACGGCGTCCCGCGCGTCGTCGCCCGGGTGAACAACCCCAAGAACGAGTGGCTGTTCAACGAGGCATGGGGCGTGGACGTGGCCGTCTCCACCCCGCGGCTGATGTCCGCCCTGGTCGAGGAGGCGGTGAGCGTGGGCGACCTGGTCCGGCTGCTGCGCTTCAGCCACGGCGACGCCAACCTGGTGGAGCTGACCCTGCCGGAGGAGTCGGCCCTGGCCGGCACTCAGGTGGGGGACGTGGAGTGGCCGCAGGACACCTCCCTGGTCACGATCATCCGCGGCACCCGGGTGCTGACCCCTTCCAAGGAGGACTCCCTGGAGCCGGGTGACGAGCTGCTGTTCGTGGCCGCCCAGGCCCGGGAGGAGCAGCTGGAGGAACTGCTGTCGGTGCGGCGCGAGAGCTGA